One part of the Microtus ochrogaster isolate Prairie Vole_2 chromosome 18, MicOch1.0, whole genome shotgun sequence genome encodes these proteins:
- the Cndp2 gene encoding cytosolic non-specific dipeptidase — MSALKAIFQYIDNNQDRYVKKLAEWVAIQSVSAWPEKRGEIRRMMEVAAADIQMLGGSVELVDIGKQKLPDGSEIPLPPILLGKLGSDPQKKTVCIYGHLDVQPAALEDGWDSEPFTLVEREGKLYGRGSTDDKGPVAGWMNALEAYQKTGQEIPVNLRFCLEGMEESGSEGLDELIFAQKDKFFKDVDYVCISDNYWLGKNKPCITYGLRGICYFFIEVECSDKDLHSGVYGGSVHEAMTDLISLMGCLVDKKGKILIPGINEAVVPVTDEECQLYDHIDFDMEEFAKDVGAVTLLHSCKKDILMHRWRYPSLSLHGIEGAFSGSGAKTVIPRKVVGKFSIRLVPDMVPEAVSEQVSSYLSKKFAELQSPNKFKVYMGHGGKPWVSDFNHPHYQAGRRALKTVFGVEPDLTREGGSIPVTLTFQEATGKNVMLLPVGSADDGAHSQNEKLNRHNYIEGTKMLAAYLYEVSQLKN, encoded by the exons ATGTCAGCCCTCAAAGCCATCTTCCAGTACATCGACAACAATCAGGACCGCTATGTCAAG AAACTTGCGGAATGGGTGGCCATCCAGAGCGTGTCCGCCTGgccagagaagagaggggagatcAGAAGGATGATGGAGGTGGCCGCCGCGGATATCCAGATGCTGGGGGGCTCCGTAGAGCTGGTGGATATCGGAAAGCAGAAG CTCCCGGATGGCTCAGAGAtaccccttcctcccattctgttGGGTAAGCTGGGCAGCGATCCCCAGAAGAAAACGGTGTGCATTTATGGGCACCTGGATGTGCAGCCTGCGGCCCTGGAGGATGGCTGGGACAGTGAGCCCTTCACCTTGGTGGAACGGGAAG GCAAGCTGTACGGGAGAGGCTCCACGGATGATAAGGGACCAGTGGCTGGCTGGATGAATGCCCTGGAAGCCTATCAGAAGACTGGCCAG GAGATTCCTGTCAACCTGCGGTTCTGCCTGGAAGGCATGGAGGAATCTGGCTCTGAAGGCCTGGATGAGTTAATTTTTGCCCAGAAAGATAAGTTCTTCAAAGACGTGGACTACGTCTGCATTTCTGACAACTACTGGCTGGGGAAGAATAAGCCGTGCATCACCTACGGCCTCAGAGGCATCTGTTACTTCTTCATTGAG GTGGAATGCAGTGACAAAGACCTCCATTCTGGGGTGTATGGTGGCTCAGTGCACGAGGCCATGACGGATCTCATTTCACTGATGG GCTGCTTGGTAGACAAGAAGGGGAAAATCCTCATCCCCGGCATCAACGAAGCCGTGGTTCCTGTGACAGATGAGGAGTGCCAGCTCTATGACCACATTGACTTCGACATGGAAGAGTTTGCCAAGGACGTTGGGGCTGTGACCCTTCTGCACAGCTGCAAG AAAGACATCCTGATGCACAGATGGCGGTACCCGTCCCTGTCCCTCCATGGAATCGAAGGGGCCTTCTCTGGTTCAGGGGCCAAGACTGTGATACCCAGAAAGGTGGTCGGCAAGTTCTCCATCAGGCTCGTGCCAGACATGGTGCCTGAGGCCGTCAGCGAGCAG GTTTCAAGTTACTTGTCCAAAAAGTTTGCTGAACTGCAGAGCCCCAACAAGTTCAAGGTGTACATGGGCCATGGTGGGAAGCCCTGGGTATCTGACTTCAACCATCCCCATTACCAGGCTGGGAGAAGAGCCCTGAAAACAG TGTTTGGCGTTGAACCTGACTTGACCAGGGAAGGAGGCAGTATTCCTGTGACCCTGACCTTTCAGGAGGCCACAGGCAAAAATGTCATGCTGTTGCCCGTGGGGTCAGCAGATGATGGGGCCCACTCCCAGAATGAAAAGCTCAACAG gCACAACTACATAGAAGGAACCAAGATGCTGGCAGCTTATCTGTATGAGGTGTCTCAGCTGAAGAACTGA